TAACGGTAGGTGACCGGCTTCTCTCCCTTCTTCGGCGGCACGTACTCCTTTCTGTATTTGGTAAGGAGTGGCAGCTCGTATGCGGCCACTCTGTTGAACTCCAGGTGGTCTCTAAAGTTTTCGACCACTTCCTGGACGTCTGTTGGGTATTCATCGTATTCATCCTCTTCAATCTCATCGGCCATGAAGTTACCTCTGTTGTGATACATCTTCGACTGGTAGTTGAGCTGGTTTCTGAACATATCTCCTTCCTCAGCAGTGTACGCGTGTGCAGCCATCTCTGCCGTATGGATATCTGAGGAGGCAGCAATTAAAGCGGTGAATTCATCTTTGTTACGCCGGTAGTGCTTTCCGAGATTAATCTTTCTCTGCTGGTACAACTCTAGGACTTTTTGGTCTGGCAGACCTTGCCAAAGTTCCGGTCTGTCAAGCAACGAGTTGTCTTCGGGACTCAGCTGGGCTTCCTTCTGTAACTTTTTGATTCTATTATCAATAGCTTCCAGAGCTGATGAGGCGTTCAGCGTCGGCCGCACGCACGAAAAGTGTCTGGCGGAAGGCCTCAGTAGTCGTCCAAACATGCTTTGTTAAAAATTTTGTCGAAACTTTTTACTGGGTCGATCGACCGGAATGGATGATGGTCACGGCTGAGTCTCATTACTCGCAAATCTGCTCCTTGGATAGGTGATTCCAAACACTATGGAGATGCTGAGATTGAGACGGCCCAAATGgttcagcttgtccagTGCTTCCATTTTTAATACCCTCACTCACGTCCCTTACTCTTTTTCTGCGACCATAAAATTTAAACCTCCTTTTTATATATTTGGTATCCCCTTTTTTTCTGAAGCACTGATATATTGTTGCTGGCTAACACAACTTCGCTCCAATAACGCCCATCTTGCTTGAAAACTTGCTCTGAAGTCACAGCTGTACATTTTTGCCATGTCCTTTCTGAAATCgctgaaaatcaacgacCCAGAAAAACTCAAGGATCCAGATTTCGTTTCTTCGCTGAATCAAAAGGAGGTTATTTCCAAGCTGTTACTTGCTGTATTCTCGCTTCAGGGCCAGGTTGATaagctgaacgagaaacttgaaaaatacgagAACTTGGATAGACTCTTGAACGGGGAGGATCTGTCAGAACCACCAGTTCCAGACCCTAAAAAGGAAAGTCTTGTTGTCGAAAAAGTGTCCAGAACCCCTTCAGACGATAGCATACCTATCGGATTCACACCCCTCTACTCGACGCCGGCTTTATCCGAGTCGGAGATCATGGACAAACCAGCGAAAAGAAATGTTGTGGTGAAGCCATGGCCAGAAGTATCGCTCAACCAGTTGGCACAAAGGTTCAAGGTTCCTCGAGAACAGCTGATGCTGGCTAACAAGACGCTAAATAAGGATAGAAAGGGACATCTGCGCCCACTGAAGCCCAACGTCGAGACTGAAACGCTGTCGCCTAGTGACTCTAAAGAGTCTACTCCTCAACCTACGAAGCTGACTAAACCATCAAAAAGGAAATTCGACCAAGCCATTGAATCGCCGAGTTCAAATGAGGCGAACTCTTCCAATAGTTCGGACCCTACAAGCGAAACAActtcgacgacaacgaaaAAGCCACTCAAATACACAATCACCAGCCTTGGACTCTACAAATGTGACGCATGCTTGAACGATGAGATCTACTCAAGTTATCCAGCATTGTACGAACATAAAAAGAGCAGCCACCCTGACGAGTTTGCAAgcatcaagctggaaaagtcaagctgaagaaattGATTCTACTCTTACACAGAAAACTAATATAACAAAGCGACAAAAACAGGCAGAGAACCGCGATTTATCAGAATTTGGTCACAAGTTCGTCAGTCTATTCGCTCATAAGGagttgctgttgttgctgcttttccttcttcttcttcttcttctcctttttcttctcgtggtcgctcttcttcaggCTCGATGGAGTGGGAGCAGTCTCTGGTTTCTTAGGAGCAGTATATGCAGCGCCGGTTTCCTTTGCCAGAAGGTACTTCTTGTTTTCCTCCTCATACATGGCTTTCTGCTCTTCATACAGCTCCTTCCATTTGGCTTTCTCGCTTTCACTGAGCTCCTTCCACCTCCTGGAAGTCTCCTGAGCGATCTCAGGTTGTGATAGGCTGCTTTCGCCCGAGAGCATTCTCTCCTTGACGATAATATCTCTCATGGCGTTTGAGTACAAAAAGAACGAAGTTAAAggcttctttggagcaTTAGGGTCCTTAGGGGCccttttcttcttcttgtcctccttTTTGTCGTGGTGTCCCATGTTCGCAAGCATAGGGACCGAGTCGTGCCCCACGATAGGAACCATCAGGTCTTCGAACAACGACCGGTCAgtgttgttgttttccaACGCGTTGAAGAACAGGAACGTGGCTTTCGACGCATCACTGGCTGCCTTGGACAGCTCCACGAGAGCAGACACAAGCTATTTTGTTAGAAACGCGTTATTTCATGCGTGCACCTACCGCATCTTTAGCACTTTTGACCTCGTCAGTCATTTTTCGGTTATCGTGGTGGAAATAAAAAGAGCGGCGGAAAAtctgctgcagcaggcTGCCCCCCTCTGGCCGGCCGTAAATTCGCGCACACCAGGGACCAAACAcgctaaaaaaaaatattgtaggttataaataaataaataatataaataaataaagACAATTTACGCCACCAGATGAACGGCGATGACCTTCAGCAAAAGTAAAATTTGGGAGGCTGCTGAGCTCAAGCCAGTCGGGTCTCGGCTGAAAAGAGCGCTGTTTTCCAATTGGTGTGTCACCTGGACATCGCCGGAGGATCCAGTCTACAATTACCAAGCCTATACTGAATCTCAATATTTTCtctttggaggcagattGCGCGGTCTGAGACTTGTTGACTTAAATGAATATGTCTCATTCATTACCACCATAGTACTTCACATTGTATCCTTGCCGCTGTATATTATCTTTGAGGCGAGATACACATGGACTCATATTTCACCCGCTAtcatttttattttctgcTACCTTTGGTGCCTGTCAGCCTCGTGTCTTATTCGGGCAGCCTTTCACGACCCAGGATTACTTCCGCGGAATGTTCATCTGGTGGATAACGTTGTCCGCAATGGGCTGCCCACCGAGTACATTAACAATCAACTTGTGGATGGACCAAAATCAAAGGTGGAGCTAAAATACTGTACAACATGCTACATTTGGAGACCTGTACGTTCGTCGCATTGTTCCATGTGTAATGCTTGCGTCCTGAATATGGACCACCACTGTCCTTTTCTGGCCAATTGCATAGGACAGAGGAATTACTGGCATTTTCTATGCTTCCTAACATTTACTGTGCTGCTCTGTGCATTTGTATGCGCACAGACAGCTTATAGAATCTCACGGCAGAATATAGCTGACACCCCAATGAGCCTCTTTTTACTCATATACGCCGGGCTGTGCATTCTGTTTCCCGCATCACTGTTATTTACCCATTTGTGCTTTGGTTTGACAGGCATTACCACCAGAGAGTTTTTTGCGACAGACAAAGTAGACGGTcatttcttcttgaaaGATGTGTGTCTGAATCCGTTCAATTCGGGAAATTTGATTGCAAATTGGCTGCGCCAGTGGCTACGGCCTCGCGGCTTAAGTACGCTTCCGTTGCGTCAGCATTTTACCGAGACGGATACCAGATTCCAGGAGTACGTTATCGGCTCGCTGACGTAAGCAGAGAATCCGAGAGTAAAAAATGACACTACCGATACACCGATACGGCTTTTCTTTTTTTAGACCGTTCCGGTTTTCACCGCCAccaaaaatttttatttcaaAAGAGGTATTTAACTCGCTCGCCAGTCTCTTGATATCGTCATGAAGGTGTTCAATTCGACGCAATTTTACAACTACTCGTGGGATTATGTAAGCGCTGCCAACTGGTGCAAGTACCCAAACGAGCTGAGTACTCATGTCGTGGGCGTTGATGTTCTTCGTCGGGAATTTGATCCGGACAAGGGCACTTTGACCACAGAACGCCTTATCACATGCAAACAACCTATTCCACGCTGGCTGATGTTTCTTGTTGGCGGACAAGACAAGTCGTATGTGAGGGAGGTGTCGGTGATTGACCGGAACCAGCGGACCCTGACCATGCGGTCTTGCAACCTAACCATGTGCAAGCTTTTGAGAGTCTACGAGACGGTGGTTTACAGGCCAGACCCTGTGTCTCCGGTCACGCGTACGCGGTTTGACCAGGTGGCCGAGATCACTGCCTTTGCCTCTTTGCGCCAGCTTTGTGACAAGTTGGAGGACTGGTCGGTTGAGCGGTTTGGCCAGAACGCGCGCAAAGGAAagcttggatttgattcagtcttgaaaaatttggaGGAACAGTGGCACGGACTTGCCGATAAAACGCAGATTTTACTTGATGAGGTTAACGAAAAAACAAACGATGTCATGTCAGGAGTCAACGAGAAAACCGGGGCTTTGGCGAAAGTATTCGGATACAGAAATTAGAATTGATAGAGCGCATGCATAGCATATAAACGATTCGAATTATTATAACGTAGTGATTTTAGCTTTTCTTAATTGTCTCATGTCGGGTGGTTTCTCTATGCCGAGCTCGTTTCTAAGTTGGTCCACATCGCGGTCCAAAATCTTTTCCCAATAGACGTTGATGAGAGGTTTACAGGTGAAACTGTTTTTCAGGGCCCAGGGGTAGTATATGTTGAACAGGCGGCTTCGCTGGGCTCTTTTGATTGGAATTGGGGCAAAAAGAGCACCCAATCCTGCAAACGGGATCTTGAGGTTGAGGAATTCAAATAATTTCAATGCAATCTCTCCTTCTCTGACAATAGGCAGTCCTGTAATTGCATGGTAGAAATCGTGGCATTGGCGGTACCTCTGGAAAATGAATGCTAGTTCCTCGTCATCGATAAATCGGACAGGTTCTCTGGTGTCTGGGGACACCCCTTCCTTCTCAAGCCAGTCAACATAGGCTCTTGCCAGTGTATTATCCGGATACTGCTTGAGCTTGGCCAGATTCAAGGACTCGGAGGTTATGTAGGGGCGTTCTTTGAGAATTTGACGGCCAACTGGATCGTTCAGCATTTGCActttgagctgcttgagaaAGTATGGGAATGCAGTAGACTCTCCAAGAGCAACAATGAATTCGTTTCTCTCGGGGTGAAAAAAGGCGCCAATTGCAGATCCAGCAAATAGCAGAGCTTTTTCAAACCCGTACAATGGCACATGCTGTGGATAATTGGGCTCAGGCCGGACAAACAGTGGGGCCTTCTTCCTGGCCAATAGTTCGTCATGGTTTGGACCTCGGTGGATTTCGCCGCGCTCCAGCTGATCCGCTAGAGACGTGCTCTTGTAAAGCTGAGATGCGGCCGTGAACGCCAGTGTGAAGAACTGGCGCGAAGGCGCCACCTGGGGTTTAACTAGTGGCATGATAAAATcttgaaaataatttatgCAAAAAGGGATTGGTATATTTTATAGAAATATAATGCCTTGGGTTTCACGTTTTTCGTTCCCTGCTCCTCAATGCTTCATGTCCAGGACTCTTGGCTTGATAACGTGGCACTTGAGAAAATACTTTTCCAGCCTCTGGGTTGTGAAAGTGCCGATATCTGTTCCATCGATGAGACTTTCGAGTCCTACCACTCTTTGGATTTCCTTGCCGTCACGATATATCACAATGCATGGCAGAACTTTGATTTGCAACTTAACAGCGAGAAACGGTGCTTCTGTGGCTTTTATCTTGTAGAACTGTGTATCGTAGTATCTGGAAGCTATCTCTCTAAGAGCGCTGTCCACTATCTGGCATGTCTGGAATTCTGGATTATGAAATAGTATTACCACGGTCTGGGTGGAGACCGTTTTGCGCATCAGCTCTCCCTCGTCATGAACCTCTTGGTACGCGTCCTCGCCGCGCTTTGCGTGCTCTATCTCCCTTGCCAGTTCCTCCATCCGCTGCTCGCGGTAACGGCCTAAATAGTCGTccatttcttcttccagctctctgagTGACTCTGAGTCTGACATGGTGGTAAAAGattgttttattttttacTGACGCAGCCTGcctatttatttatctacaattattatttttgaaTAATTCCACAATGTCTTCTCGGCTAAAATATAGGCGACGGCGAAATGATAAGGACGACACTAAGCCATTGTGCGATCAGCCGCAGCGTGACTCTCCCGAATATTTGCAAAAACTCATAGCCGAATTGTATGGAGTGCAGCAGGAGTCGCTTCCTGCCTTCACGTCGTCTTCTACAGTAGACAACGAGCTTCACGCGTTGGTGGGGCTCTTCCTACGCCAGTTTGTGCTCGGGTGGTACAAGAATGTTGCGTTTGATGAGAACGGGGAGTTCCTAAATGAAATAGTTGCACTGATCGCTCATTTGACTAGAGATCTCCAGCAGAGGTGTTTAAGAATTGACTGGAGCCAATTGTTGCTAGACGACCTATTCGTGGTACTCGGTAAACACATGGAAGCACTGAGAGAAGCCAAGACACGAGTAGGAACAAAATTTAGCATCCAGGACGAAAACGAGTTGATTGCCAACTATCTATCTCTGAACGGTCACTTTGCTATCCAATTAGACACCCCTGAGCGCGAGCGGCAATATATGCAAGTCTTGGTCAAAAAGCTGATGAAAATGATGCTACCGAACGAGGAGGCAGAGTCCAACTTGAGCCGAATGTTTGCAGAAACTATTTTCGGAGACCTCATTCTGCGAAACGTTGTGGAGAACCTCACAGACAACTTCATGCTCTGGAACATGATCAAGGCCGTCAGCGAAGCTTCAAGCAGGCGTCCGAAGACGAAGAGGCCCTTTTTCGAGCAATTATCTGCCGGAAGCCGTCAGGTGGGCCATATAGTAGCATATTGCACCTCTGTCTTCTCCTCCAAGCCGGCTCCCCAAACCTTGGTAACGCAATACGCTGTGTTCCCATTCATAAACAGATTGGTCCATTTCAGCAACAGATATCCACTAGCACATGTGGTTGTCACGACGACAGCGGCATTGCTCCAGAAatccaaaaaattcaatCACCTATGCAGTAACGTTCTTAATAACTTGATTTACAACAGATTGCTCACTAGCGAGACGATATCCAGTGCAGTACGGGCTTTGCGCCATATTATGTTCCCAACGGATGAGTACTTCAACACAACGCCTAGATACGTGCCCCAAACCACACAAGAACTCGAAGAAATCAAGCTGAATGCCAAAATTGCCATGGACAAGGTGTTCTTCCATCCTTACCTCGATACAGAGTCCTTTCTAGGCTCCTTTGAACACAAGACCATCAACAAGTCCTTAATGTGGAACATACTCGATTTGCTGCTCATAaatgtttttccagaactgAAGGAAATGTGATGCGTATTAATGGCGACGTCTGAAAAGTTTTCTTATCAACCTGCGGAGCCGG
The sequence above is a segment of the Ogataea parapolymorpha DL-1 chromosome I, whole genome shotgun sequence genome. Coding sequences within it:
- a CDS encoding Protein UPS2, mitochondrial codes for the protein MKVFNSTQFYNYSWDYVSAANWCKYPNELSTHVVGVDVLRREFDPDKGTLTTERLITCKQPIPRWLMFLVGGQDKSYVREVSVIDRNQRTLTMRSCNLTMCKLLRVYETVVYRPDPVSPVTRTRFDQVAEITAFASLRQLCDKLEDWSVERFGQNARKGKLGFDSVLKNLEEQWHGLADKTQILLDEVNEKTNDVMSGVNEKTGALAKVFGYRN
- a CDS encoding Ubiquinone biosynthesis protein COQ4, mitochondrial: MPLVKPQVAPSRQFFTLAFTAASQLYKSTSLADQLERGEIHRGPNHDELLARKKAPLFVRPEPNYPQHVPLYGFEKALLFAGSAIGAFFHPERNEFIVALGESTAFPYFLKQLKVQMLNDPVGRQILKERPYITSESLNLAKLKQYPDNTLARAYVDWLEKEGVSPDTREPVRFIDDEELAFIFQRYRQCHDFYHAITGLPIVREGEIALKLFEFLNLKIPFAGLGALFAPIPIKRAQRSRLFNIYYPWALKNSFTCKPLINVYWEKILDRDVDQLRNELGIEKPPDMRQLRKAKITTL